One region of Thermodesulfobacteriota bacterium genomic DNA includes:
- a CDS encoding NADH-quinone oxidoreductase subunit M gives MNCIQFPILSTITYLPLAGIVGILLINKDKHALIRWLAFITTVVTFLVSLPLYFCFDQTTWNMQFVEKVPWIEAFGISYHMGIDGISLLLVLLTTFLSALAVLSTWTAVTQRVKEYMISLLFLEIGMLGVFCALDFFLFYVFWEVMLIPMYFIIGIWGGPRRIYAAVKFFIYTMSGSVLMLLAILTLYFMNFKATGHYSFNILEYYDLNIPVQAQFWLFMAFFLAFAIKVPMFPFHTWLPDAHVEAPTAGSVILAGVLLKMGTYGFLRFSLPLFPNASIDFVPVIMVLAVIGIIYGALVSIAQSDIKKLVAYSSVSHLGYCMLGMFALNTEGVEGSLIQMINHGLSTGALFLCVGMLYERRHTRLISEYGGIYKVMPWFATLFLITAFSSMGVPGLNGFIGELLILIGAFKANVWLGLIATAGLVLGAVYLLWMYKRVIYGEITKEENKSLKDMTSREWVYMLPIVVFMFWIGLCPRPFLNTMHASVGHLLEHVNQHRVVSTAVAGCNLSR, from the coding sequence ATGAACTGTATCCAATTTCCGATCCTGTCAACCATTACGTATCTGCCCCTTGCCGGTATCGTGGGGATCCTTCTGATCAATAAAGACAAGCATGCCCTGATCCGGTGGTTGGCGTTCATCACCACCGTCGTCACCTTCCTGGTATCGCTGCCCCTTTATTTCTGTTTCGATCAGACCACCTGGAATATGCAGTTTGTGGAGAAAGTCCCCTGGATCGAAGCCTTCGGCATCAGCTATCACATGGGGATCGACGGCATCAGCCTGCTGCTGGTGCTGCTGACCACCTTCCTCTCCGCCCTGGCCGTTCTGTCCACCTGGACGGCCGTGACCCAGCGGGTCAAGGAATACATGATCTCCCTGCTTTTCCTTGAAATCGGCATGCTGGGCGTTTTCTGCGCTCTGGACTTCTTCCTCTTTTACGTGTTCTGGGAAGTGATGCTGATCCCGATGTATTTTATCATCGGCATCTGGGGCGGACCACGGAGGATTTACGCCGCCGTCAAGTTTTTCATCTACACCATGAGCGGCAGCGTCCTCATGCTGCTTGCGATTCTTACCCTCTACTTCATGAACTTCAAGGCCACCGGGCATTACAGCTTCAATATCCTGGAATACTATGACCTGAACATACCGGTTCAGGCCCAGTTCTGGCTCTTTATGGCCTTTTTCCTGGCCTTTGCCATCAAGGTGCCCATGTTTCCGTTCCATACATGGTTGCCGGACGCCCACGTCGAAGCGCCCACCGCCGGCAGCGTTATCCTGGCCGGCGTACTCCTGAAGATGGGGACATACGGCTTCCTGCGGTTCAGTCTGCCCCTGTTTCCCAATGCTTCCATCGACTTTGTCCCGGTGATCATGGTCCTGGCCGTCATCGGCATTATTTACGGCGCCCTGGTGTCCATCGCCCAGAGTGACATCAAGAAACTGGTGGCCTACTCCAGCGTCAGCCATCTGGGCTATTGCATGCTCGGCATGTTCGCCCTGAACACGGAAGGAGTCGAAGGCAGCCTCATTCAGATGATCAACCACGGGTTGAGCACCGGCGCCCTGTTCCTTTGCGTCGGGATGCTTTATGAACGACGGCATACCCGGCTGATTTCCGAATACGGCGGCATCTACAAGGTCATGCCCTGGTTCGCGACGCTGTTTCTGATCACGGCCTTCTCTTCCATGGGGGTTCCCGGCCTGAACGGATTCATCGGGGAACTGCTCATCCTGATCGGCGCTTTTAAAGCCAATGTGTGGCTCGGTCTGATTGCCACCGCCGGATTGGTCCTGGGTGCGGTTTACCTTCTGTGGATGTACAAGCGGGTGATCTACGGCGAAATAACCAAGGAAGAGAACAAAAGCTTGAAAGACATGACTTCCAGAGAATGGGTATACATGCTCCCGATCGTCGTGTTCATGTTCTGGATCGGTTTGTGTCCCCGGCCGTTCTTAAACACCATGCATGCTTCCGTCGGCCACCTGCTTGAGCATGTCAATCAGCACAGGGTTGTATCAACGGCCGTCGCGGGCTGTAATTTATCGAGATAA